One genomic segment of Nocardioides cavernaquae includes these proteins:
- a CDS encoding GNAT family N-acetyltransferase, whose amino-acid sequence MTVFRDPWGIPHIRASSLGDLAFEQGQVTARDRAWQLEIERLRGEGRTAELLGPAGVEWDVFARRTRLEAIAQTAWSRLDTHTRDFLAAYVDGVNTAFDEGATGVELEALGASPGAWQPWTPLAVFQVQHVLFGSFPSKLFHARARDVLGEDADLFRTEGLAGGSNAYAVGGGRTTSGAPLVAGDPHRVFEAPNVYLQVRLACTDSLHGFDVVGLTFPGVPGVQHFGHAGSVAWAVTNAVADYQDLHPLSPSESVTRETQTIVVRDAAPVQIDVLSTARGPVVLGDPSDGTALVLQTPAHDLGDLGFGALLPLLRSRTVADVDAALEHWVEPVNNVVIADSAGRVLHRVAGVVPVRSDAGDWAGWVSGLPRTEVAPDGAFVTANERGGAAYDVLGRDFAPPFRADRIRELLSAAPALDATSAAEVLADVQQTQLAGLLDLVPAELRPAWGGAMDGSPGAAWFAGLRERVVDAICAAPQLSPLREPSPHGPLFEPWSSLPGRVAASLHVLVEHGTPFGIDLAPVVRECAAELATEHARASWPERHRFHPLHALEQFGLPHERTSPSTPLAGDGDTVRAASWLPGTGVCVRGSVARYAWDLADRSHSRWVVPLGISGDPSDPHHADQHATWACGGTLPLVTDWAQLTEETPVSITHRDLDPVADLDLLHGWVTEPRAVYWGMLDKPREEVGEIYAWIQDQPHLAAYVLQIDGLPVGLFQTWDPGVDELGEFYDREPGDLGVHLFLADTAIRAGHTMEVTCYIRDTLFDRPEVARLVVEPDAANTASIDLFRRVGFVDGPQVDLPNKVAQFAFLQP is encoded by the coding sequence GTGACCGTCTTCCGCGACCCGTGGGGCATCCCGCACATCCGGGCGTCGTCGCTCGGAGACCTCGCCTTCGAGCAGGGCCAGGTCACCGCGCGCGACCGGGCCTGGCAGCTGGAGATCGAGCGGCTCCGCGGCGAGGGCCGCACCGCCGAGCTGCTCGGTCCGGCAGGTGTCGAGTGGGACGTGTTCGCGCGCCGCACCCGGCTCGAGGCGATCGCGCAGACTGCCTGGTCACGTCTCGACACGCACACCCGCGACTTCCTCGCGGCGTACGTCGACGGGGTCAACACCGCCTTCGACGAGGGCGCAACCGGCGTCGAGCTGGAGGCACTGGGCGCCTCTCCCGGAGCGTGGCAGCCGTGGACGCCGCTGGCGGTGTTCCAGGTGCAGCACGTCCTGTTCGGCTCGTTCCCGTCGAAGCTGTTCCACGCCCGCGCGCGCGACGTCCTCGGCGAGGACGCGGACCTGTTCCGGACCGAGGGGCTGGCCGGCGGCAGCAACGCGTACGCCGTGGGCGGCGGCCGCACCACGTCCGGCGCTCCGCTCGTGGCGGGCGACCCACATCGGGTCTTCGAGGCGCCGAACGTCTACCTCCAGGTGAGGCTGGCCTGCACGGACAGCCTGCACGGCTTCGACGTGGTCGGGCTCACCTTCCCGGGTGTTCCCGGCGTCCAGCACTTCGGGCACGCCGGGTCGGTCGCCTGGGCTGTCACGAACGCGGTGGCCGACTACCAGGACCTGCACCCGCTCTCGCCCTCGGAGTCGGTGACCCGGGAGACGCAGACCATCGTCGTACGCGATGCCGCTCCGGTGCAGATCGACGTGCTGAGCACGGCGCGCGGTCCGGTCGTCCTCGGCGACCCCTCCGACGGGACGGCGCTCGTGCTCCAGACTCCCGCGCACGATCTCGGCGACCTCGGGTTCGGCGCGCTGTTGCCCCTGCTCCGCTCCCGGACCGTCGCCGACGTCGACGCCGCCCTCGAGCACTGGGTGGAGCCGGTGAACAACGTGGTCATCGCTGACAGCGCGGGGCGCGTCCTGCACAGGGTGGCTGGTGTCGTCCCGGTCCGCTCCGATGCCGGTGACTGGGCGGGGTGGGTCTCCGGCCTGCCCCGGACCGAGGTGGCGCCTGACGGAGCCTTCGTCACCGCCAACGAGCGCGGCGGCGCGGCGTACGACGTGCTGGGCCGCGACTTCGCTCCTCCATTCCGCGCCGACCGAATCCGGGAGCTCCTCTCCGCGGCACCGGCGCTCGATGCCACCTCGGCCGCGGAGGTGCTCGCGGACGTCCAGCAGACGCAGCTGGCCGGACTCCTCGACCTCGTCCCGGCGGAGCTCCGGCCGGCCTGGGGCGGCGCGATGGACGGGTCCCCGGGCGCAGCATGGTTCGCAGGGTTGCGTGAGCGGGTGGTCGATGCGATCTGCGCCGCCCCTCAGCTCTCTCCGTTGAGGGAGCCTTCGCCGCACGGGCCGCTCTTCGAGCCGTGGTCCTCGCTCCCGGGCCGCGTCGCCGCCTCCCTTCACGTCCTCGTCGAGCACGGCACGCCCTTCGGCATCGATCTCGCGCCGGTCGTCAGGGAGTGTGCGGCCGAGCTCGCCACAGAGCACGCCAGGGCGAGCTGGCCGGAGCGGCATCGCTTCCACCCCCTGCACGCGCTGGAGCAGTTCGGGCTGCCCCACGAGCGCACGTCACCGTCAACACCCCTGGCGGGCGACGGCGACACCGTCCGGGCGGCCAGCTGGCTGCCCGGCACCGGGGTCTGCGTTCGTGGCTCGGTGGCCCGTTACGCGTGGGACCTCGCAGACCGTTCACACAGCCGTTGGGTCGTGCCTCTGGGCATCTCGGGCGACCCCTCGGATCCCCACCACGCCGACCAGCACGCCACCTGGGCGTGCGGCGGCACCTTGCCCCTGGTCACTGACTGGGCGCAGCTCACCGAGGAGACCCCCGTGTCCATCACCCACCGCGACCTCGACCCCGTCGCCGACCTCGACCTGCTCCACGGCTGGGTCACCGAGCCCCGCGCCGTCTACTGGGGCATGCTCGACAAGCCGCGCGAGGAGGTCGGCGAGATCTACGCGTGGATCCAGGACCAGCCGCACCTCGCGGCGTACGTGCTCCAGATCGACGGCCTTCCGGTCGGGCTGTTCCAGACCTGGGATCCGGGGGTCGACGAGCTCGGTGAGTTCTACGACCGCGAGCCGGGCGACCTCGGCGTCCACCTGTTCCTCGCGGACACGGCCATCCGCGCGGGCCACACGATGGAGGTCACCTGCTACATCAGGGACACCCTCTTCGACCGGCCCGAGGTGGCACGGCTCGTCGTCGAACCGGATGCCGCCAACACTGCCTCGATCGACCTGTTCCGCCGCGTGGGATTCGTCGACGGCCCGCAGGTCGACCTGCCGAACAAGGTCGCCCAGTTCGCCTTCCTGCAACCGTGA
- a CDS encoding GNAT family N-acetyltransferase codes for MRITIEPLDVETHVGALHRWVTHPRSVYWGMLAATAADVAAEYHRIAEHPHHDAWLGRVDGAPAFLVETYDPARSDLAGLTHLIDDLADGDLGMHVLIGPTSGEPVAGYTTAVFRAVMEHCFSDAAVRRVVVEPDARNEAIRRKNTDAGFTELREIPLAGKTAMLSVCTRAAFAATSPAGHLSPENLERAERALVAKAIAEFAHERLLAPVTTGGAGFALHGPVSTYSFCARRFALDHWVVDAGSLIRRADGVEAPLDAQAFIVEFAPVLGIPPQLLPTYLEEIAATLASSCWKIAHQRLTAAELVDADQQTVEGAMSEGHPAFVANNGRIGFDIEDHARWAPETSNDLRLLWLAVRRDQSHLSLGRGVSEEALYAAELGGATLARFASRLAVLGLEADDYRYLPVHPWQWRHKLAITFAPDVARRHLVLLGEGEDEHRPQQSIRTYFNTSRPERHYVKTALSIQNMGFMRGLSPAYMRATPAINDWVADLVEGDVELKERGFGVLRELAAIGWTGDVFHGLSDPSAYRKMVAALWRESPVPRLAPGERAATMAALLHRDHAGASYAAELVRASGIPARAWVRTYLDAYLRPVVHCLLAHDLAFMPHGENLIMVLRDHVPVRMFMKDIGEEIAVIGDRPLPPEVARVRADVPFEDLSLPVHTDVFDGFLRYLAAILDDEGVLPEAAFWAEARACIADHAADHPELAEAAARYDFLRAEFRHSCLNRLQLRNTLQMVDITDQSESLMFAGTLVNPVAGPVAGPVEG; via the coding sequence GTGAGGATCACCATCGAACCCCTCGACGTCGAGACCCACGTCGGCGCGCTGCACCGCTGGGTGACCCACCCGCGATCGGTCTACTGGGGCATGCTCGCCGCGACCGCGGCGGACGTGGCTGCGGAGTACCACCGCATCGCCGAGCACCCGCACCACGACGCGTGGCTGGGCCGCGTCGACGGCGCCCCGGCGTTCCTGGTCGAGACCTACGACCCTGCGCGCAGCGATCTCGCCGGACTCACGCACCTGATCGATGACCTCGCGGACGGCGACCTCGGCATGCACGTGCTGATCGGGCCGACGTCGGGAGAACCGGTGGCCGGATACACGACGGCTGTCTTCCGCGCCGTCATGGAGCACTGCTTCAGCGATGCAGCGGTCCGTCGTGTCGTCGTCGAGCCGGATGCCCGCAACGAGGCGATCCGCCGCAAGAACACCGATGCCGGCTTCACCGAGCTCCGCGAGATCCCGTTGGCCGGCAAGACCGCAATGCTCTCCGTGTGCACCCGCGCCGCCTTCGCGGCGACCTCGCCGGCCGGTCACCTGTCACCGGAGAACCTCGAGCGGGCCGAGCGGGCCCTGGTCGCCAAGGCGATCGCGGAGTTCGCCCACGAGCGGCTCCTGGCACCGGTGACAACGGGCGGGGCCGGGTTCGCGCTGCACGGGCCGGTGTCGACGTACAGCTTCTGTGCCCGGAGGTTCGCACTGGACCACTGGGTCGTGGATGCCGGGTCGCTGATCCGCCGCGCCGACGGTGTCGAGGCGCCACTCGACGCCCAGGCGTTCATCGTCGAGTTCGCACCGGTGCTCGGGATCCCGCCGCAGCTGCTGCCGACGTACCTCGAGGAGATCGCGGCCACGCTCGCCTCGTCCTGCTGGAAGATCGCGCACCAGCGGCTCACCGCCGCCGAGCTGGTCGACGCGGACCAGCAGACCGTCGAGGGAGCGATGAGCGAGGGTCACCCGGCGTTCGTCGCCAACAACGGTCGGATCGGCTTCGACATCGAGGACCACGCGCGCTGGGCTCCCGAGACGTCGAACGACCTGCGGCTGCTGTGGCTGGCGGTCCGTCGTGACCAGTCCCACCTGTCGCTGGGGCGCGGAGTGTCCGAGGAGGCGCTCTACGCGGCCGAGCTGGGTGGCGCGACGCTGGCGCGGTTCGCCTCGCGCCTCGCGGTGCTCGGGCTCGAGGCCGACGACTACCGCTACCTGCCCGTGCACCCGTGGCAGTGGCGCCACAAGCTCGCGATCACCTTCGCGCCCGACGTCGCCCGACGACACCTGGTGCTGCTCGGCGAGGGCGAGGACGAGCACCGTCCGCAGCAGTCGATCCGGACCTACTTCAACACCAGTCGGCCGGAGCGGCACTACGTGAAGACCGCGCTGTCGATCCAGAACATGGGCTTCATGCGCGGGCTCTCCCCTGCCTACATGCGGGCGACTCCGGCGATCAACGACTGGGTCGCCGACCTCGTCGAGGGCGACGTGGAGCTCAAGGAGCGGGGCTTCGGAGTGCTGCGCGAGCTGGCCGCGATCGGGTGGACCGGTGACGTGTTCCACGGCCTGTCGGACCCCTCGGCGTACCGGAAGATGGTGGCTGCGCTGTGGCGCGAGTCGCCCGTGCCGCGCCTGGCACCCGGCGAGAGGGCGGCCACCATGGCGGCACTGCTGCACCGCGACCACGCCGGCGCCTCGTACGCCGCGGAGCTCGTCCGCGCGTCCGGGATCCCCGCCCGAGCCTGGGTGCGGACCTATCTCGACGCCTACCTGCGGCCGGTCGTGCACTGCCTGCTCGCGCACGACCTCGCGTTCATGCCGCACGGCGAGAACCTGATCATGGTGCTGCGTGACCATGTCCCCGTGCGCATGTTCATGAAGGACATCGGCGAGGAGATCGCGGTCATCGGTGACCGGCCACTGCCGCCCGAGGTCGCGCGGGTCCGCGCGGACGTGCCCTTCGAGGACCTGTCGCTGCCGGTGCACACCGATGTGTTCGACGGCTTCCTCCGCTACCTGGCCGCCATCCTCGACGACGAGGGCGTCCTGCCGGAGGCGGCGTTCTGGGCGGAGGCACGGGCCTGCATCGCCGACCACGCCGCGGACCACCCGGAGCTGGCAGAGGCTGCTGCACGCTACGACTTCCTGCGGGCGGAGTTCCGGCACTCGTGCCTCAACCGCCTGCAGCTGCGCAACACGCTGCAGATGGTCGACATCACCGACCAGTCGGAGTCGCTGATGTTCGCCGGCACGCTCGTCAACCCTGTTGCAGGTCCGGTGGCTGGGCCGGTCGAAGGGTGA
- a CDS encoding lysine N(6)-hydroxylase/L-ornithine N(5)-oxygenase family protein — MTTSTRTHDLVGIGLGPFNLGLAALAEPLAQAGELDVVFLEARDGFNWHPGLMFEDATLQVPFLADVVSLADPTSRFSFLNWLKQTGRLYAFYIRESFLPHRREYNQYCQWVADQLAAAGRIRFGFGVSSVEHDGSSYVVTSANGDVVRGRRLALGTGSAPYLPECSRDAVAAQAAGPALHAADYLTRRDEVLARESITVVGSGQSAAEVYLDLLTAQPDHGYHLTWVTRSPRFFPMEYTKLTLEMTSPEYTAYFQGLDDTTRARLLTSHQQLYKGISSDTVNAIHDLLYTRSIDGSAATTLLTASELTGMTPTDGDSAYRLELTHTETGEHYAFSSGAVVLSTGYRTGLPEFLEPVRDRLRLDDRGRYAASATYAVDRTGREVFVQNGEEHTHGFVAPDLGMGAYRNSVILASVLGREVYPIEKRVAFQEFGVPDRFRIGHDRSEREAGQ, encoded by the coding sequence ATGACGACGTCGACCCGCACCCACGACCTCGTCGGCATCGGCCTGGGTCCGTTCAACCTCGGTCTCGCCGCACTCGCCGAGCCCCTTGCGCAGGCGGGAGAGCTCGACGTCGTCTTCCTCGAGGCCCGCGACGGGTTCAACTGGCACCCCGGACTGATGTTCGAAGATGCGACCCTCCAGGTGCCGTTCCTGGCCGACGTCGTCTCGCTCGCGGACCCGACCTCGCGCTTCTCGTTCCTCAACTGGCTCAAGCAGACCGGGCGCCTCTACGCGTTCTACATCCGCGAGAGCTTCCTCCCGCACCGCCGGGAGTACAACCAGTACTGCCAGTGGGTCGCCGACCAGCTCGCAGCGGCCGGCCGGATCCGCTTCGGCTTCGGGGTGTCCTCGGTGGAGCACGACGGCTCGTCCTACGTCGTCACCTCCGCGAACGGCGATGTGGTGCGGGGTCGCCGGCTGGCGCTCGGCACGGGCTCCGCGCCGTACCTCCCGGAGTGCTCGCGCGACGCCGTCGCCGCGCAGGCGGCCGGCCCGGCGCTGCACGCGGCCGACTACCTCACCCGCCGCGACGAGGTGCTCGCGCGCGAGAGCATCACCGTCGTCGGCAGCGGCCAGTCCGCCGCCGAGGTCTACCTCGACCTGCTCACCGCACAACCTGACCACGGCTATCACCTGACCTGGGTGACCCGGAGCCCGCGGTTCTTCCCGATGGAGTACACCAAGCTCACGCTCGAGATGACCTCGCCGGAGTACACCGCGTACTTCCAGGGCCTCGATGACACGACCCGCGCGCGGCTGCTGACGTCGCACCAGCAGCTCTACAAGGGCATCAGCAGCGACACGGTCAACGCGATCCACGACCTGCTCTACACGCGCTCGATCGACGGGAGCGCGGCCACCACGCTGCTGACCGCGAGCGAGCTGACCGGGATGACCCCGACCGACGGCGACTCGGCATACCGCCTCGAGCTCACCCATACCGAGACCGGGGAGCACTACGCGTTCAGCAGCGGCGCTGTCGTCCTCTCGACCGGCTACCGGACGGGCCTGCCGGAGTTCCTCGAACCCGTGCGCGACCGGCTGCGGCTCGACGATCGAGGCCGGTACGCCGCGTCTGCGACGTACGCCGTCGACAGGACGGGGCGCGAGGTCTTCGTGCAGAACGGCGAGGAGCACACCCACGGCTTCGTGGCTCCGGATCTCGGCATGGGCGCCTACCGCAACTCGGTGATCCTGGCCTCCGTGCTGGGCCGCGAGGTCTACCCGATCGAGAAGCGGGTCGCGTTCCAGGAGTTCGGGGTGCCGGACAGGTTCCGGATCGGCCACGACCGGAGTGAGCGGGAGGCAGGCCAGTGA